The following proteins are encoded in a genomic region of Vibrio spartinae:
- the rsmA gene encoding 16S rRNA (adenine(1518)-N(6)/adenine(1519)-N(6))-dimethyltransferase RsmA, producing the protein MKNDVHLGHKARKRFGQNFLNDPYIIDGIVAAINPRPGQNLVEIGPGLGALTEPVGREIDKLSVVELDRDLAERLRNHPDLKDKLSIYEADALRFDFSQLVQSQNKLRVFGNLPYNISTPLMFHLFEFQNQIQDMHFMLQKEVVNRLAAGPGTKAYGRLTVMTQYYCKVIPVLEVPPESFVPPPKVDSAIVRLIPHQELPYPATSLKWLDRVCREGFNQRRKTVRNCYKSLLDVAVLEELGINPTSRPENLSLSQFVAMANWLDSNS; encoded by the coding sequence ATGAAAAATGATGTCCACTTAGGGCACAAAGCCCGAAAACGCTTCGGTCAAAACTTCCTCAATGATCCTTATATCATTGATGGTATTGTTGCTGCGATTAATCCGAGGCCCGGACAAAATCTGGTCGAAATCGGCCCTGGTCTGGGGGCGTTGACCGAGCCAGTCGGAAGAGAAATCGATAAACTCAGCGTCGTCGAACTCGATCGAGATTTGGCTGAACGGCTGAGAAATCATCCTGACTTAAAAGACAAACTATCGATCTACGAAGCGGATGCGCTACGTTTTGATTTTAGCCAATTGGTGCAGTCTCAGAACAAACTGCGTGTGTTTGGTAACCTGCCATACAATATTTCCACGCCCTTGATGTTCCACCTGTTTGAATTCCAGAATCAAATTCAGGACATGCATTTCATGTTGCAAAAGGAGGTCGTCAACCGACTCGCAGCAGGGCCAGGAACAAAAGCCTATGGACGCCTGACAGTGATGACTCAATATTACTGTAAGGTTATACCGGTACTGGAAGTACCACCGGAGTCGTTTGTACCGCCACCGAAAGTGGATTCGGCAATCGTCCGACTCATACCACATCAGGAGTTACCTTATCCGGCAACCAGTCTCAAATGGCTCGACAGAGTCTGTCGGGAAGGATTTAATCAGCGGCGTAAAACCGTTCGTAACTGTTATAAGTCGCTACTCGATGTTGCAGTCTTAGAAGAGCTAGGTATTAATCCGACGAGCCGTCCGGAGAATCTATCCCTCAGTCAGTTTGTCGCGATGGCAAACTGGCTGGACAGCAACAGCTAG
- the apaG gene encoding Co2+/Mg2+ efflux protein ApaG yields the protein MDISKPCIKVQVHTKYIPDQSLPEQERYIFAYVITVKNLSQETVQLIGRRWLITDANGKQMSVEGDGVVGEQPFIASNDEYTYTSGTALETPVGVMQGQYIMHDSEGAEFTAEIEPFRLYVPNILN from the coding sequence ATGGATATATCCAAGCCATGCATTAAAGTGCAAGTTCATACCAAATATATCCCCGATCAATCACTCCCAGAACAAGAACGATATATTTTTGCATACGTGATTACGGTGAAAAATCTCAGTCAGGAAACGGTGCAGCTGATCGGACGCCGGTGGCTCATTACGGATGCGAATGGGAAACAGATGTCCGTCGAAGGCGATGGTGTCGTCGGAGAACAGCCGTTTATCGCATCCAATGACGAATATACCTATACCAGTGGAACCGCCCTCGAAACACCGGTTGGCGTCATGCAAGGACAGTACATCATGCATGATAGCGAGGGAGCAGAGTTTACTGCGGAAATTGAACCTTTCCGCCTCTATGTTCCGAATATTCTCAACTAA
- the cgtA gene encoding Obg family GTPase CgtA, whose protein sequence is MKFVDEAVVKVQAGDGGNGIVSFWREKFVTKGGPDGGDGGDGGDIYMLADENLNTLIDYRFQRFYDAGRGENGRGGNCTGKRGKDKVLRVPVGTRAIDIHTNEVIGEVAEHGKKLMVAKGGWHGLGNTRFKSSVNRAPRQKTMGTKGEVREIRLELLLLADVGMLGLPNAGKSTFIRAVSAAKPKVADYPFTTLIPSLGVVSVVPEKSFVVADIPGLIEGAADGAGLGIRFLKHLERCRVLLHMIDLLPVDQSDPAENARIIVDELSQYNDKLSQKPRWLVFNKVDLLPEDESDKIIQSVLDELEWEGEYFRISAINKQGTPELCMKLADFMESLPKETAEQTEEEKVEFMWDDYHQSAMNSPDVITEDWDDEDWDDDDDDDDGHVIYVRD, encoded by the coding sequence ATGAAATTCGTTGATGAAGCTGTCGTAAAGGTTCAGGCGGGTGATGGCGGAAACGGCATTGTCAGCTTCTGGCGTGAAAAATTTGTCACAAAAGGTGGCCCTGACGGTGGCGACGGCGGTGATGGCGGGGATATTTATATGCTTGCTGATGAAAATTTAAATACACTGATTGATTATCGCTTTCAGCGCTTTTATGACGCTGGACGTGGCGAAAATGGACGTGGCGGGAACTGTACGGGAAAACGCGGGAAAGACAAAGTGCTTCGTGTTCCTGTGGGAACCCGGGCAATCGATATCCATACCAATGAAGTGATTGGTGAAGTCGCTGAGCATGGCAAAAAGCTAATGGTTGCCAAAGGTGGTTGGCATGGTTTAGGCAATACCCGTTTCAAGTCCTCAGTTAATCGTGCCCCGAGACAGAAAACCATGGGAACGAAAGGTGAAGTTCGGGAAATTCGTTTAGAACTGCTATTGCTGGCTGATGTTGGTATGTTGGGCTTACCCAATGCAGGAAAATCGACCTTTATTCGTGCTGTCTCGGCTGCAAAACCGAAAGTGGCGGATTATCCGTTTACGACGTTGATCCCTAGTCTCGGTGTTGTCAGTGTTGTCCCTGAAAAGAGTTTTGTTGTTGCCGATATTCCCGGATTGATCGAAGGTGCGGCAGATGGTGCCGGGCTGGGGATTCGATTCTTGAAACATCTTGAGCGGTGCCGAGTATTGCTCCATATGATCGATTTGCTGCCGGTTGATCAAAGTGATCCGGCTGAAAATGCCAGGATCATTGTCGACGAATTAAGCCAATACAATGACAAGTTGTCACAAAAGCCCCGTTGGTTGGTATTTAACAAAGTTGATCTGCTCCCTGAAGATGAATCTGACAAGATTATTCAATCTGTACTGGACGAGCTTGAATGGGAAGGTGAATATTTCCGGATTTCAGCAATCAATAAACAGGGGACGCCTGAGCTCTGTATGAAGTTGGCTGACTTTATGGAATCTTTGCCAAAAGAGACGGCAGAACAGACTGAAGAAGAAAAAGTCGAATTTATGTGGGATGACTACCATCAATCGGCTATGAATAGTCCCGATGTCATTACCGAAGACTGGGATGATGAGGATTGGGATGACGACGACGATGATGATGACGGTCATGTGATCTATGTTCGAGACTAA
- the rplU gene encoding 50S ribosomal protein L21: MYAVFQSGGKQHRVSEGQTLRLEKLDVETGATVEFDKVLLVANGEEITVGAPLVDGGKVTAEVVQHGRGDKVKIVKFRRRKHSRKQQGHRQWFTEVKITAINA; encoded by the coding sequence ATGTACGCTGTTTTCCAGTCTGGTGGTAAACAACACCGAGTAAGCGAAGGTCAAACACTTCGTTTAGAGAAATTAGACGTTGAAACTGGCGCAACTGTTGAATTTGATAAAGTTCTTCTGGTTGCTAACGGTGAAGAAATCACTGTTGGTGCGCCTCTTGTTGATGGCGGAAAAGTAACTGCAGAAGTTGTACAACACGGTCGTGGCGATAAAGTAAAAATCGTTAAGTTCCGTCGTCGTAAGCATTCTCGCAAGCAACAAGGCCATCGTCAGTGGTTCACTGAAGTGAAAATCACTGCTATCAACGCTTAA
- the folA gene encoding type 3 dihydrofolate reductase — translation MIISMIAAMAKNRVIGKENQMPWHLPADFAWFKRCTLGKPIIMGRKTFESIGKALPGRQNIVITRNPQFCAAGVEVADSLENALALAAQADEVMIIGGGSIYQSSLPMASRLYLTYIQADIEGDTCFPEFGVEWHETYREAYSQDEKNAYGMSFVILEQKQD, via the coding sequence ATGATTATCAGTATGATTGCAGCGATGGCAAAGAACCGGGTGATCGGTAAAGAAAATCAGATGCCTTGGCATTTACCTGCGGATTTTGCTTGGTTTAAACGTTGTACGCTGGGTAAACCAATCATTATGGGAAGAAAAACTTTCGAGTCGATTGGTAAGGCGCTTCCCGGACGACAAAACATCGTCATCACTCGCAACCCTCAGTTTTGCGCGGCTGGGGTCGAGGTGGCGGATTCCCTTGAAAATGCATTGGCGCTCGCAGCTCAGGCTGATGAAGTCATGATTATAGGGGGGGGAAGTATTTATCAGTCGAGTTTACCGATGGCTTCAAGATTATATCTTACCTATATTCAGGCTGACATTGAAGGGGATACTTGCTTCCCTGAATTCGGTGTTGAATGGCACGAGACCTATCGGGAAGCGTATTCACAAGATGAAAAAAATGCCTATGGCATGTCATTTGTGATCCTGGAGCAAAAGCAAGATTAA
- a CDS encoding threonine/serine exporter family protein produces the protein MTSKQRAVSRLIAQAGQMLLAHGAESTLVADIMRRIGIASDMDEVEVALTANSLVVTTVYEAHCITTARRCQDRGINMKVVTDIQRICIMMEKGIVDYQLAQQKLNRITPQRYNRWLVLVMIGLSCASFSRLAGGDWVIFAATFVASSVGMCVRQEIAHRHFNPLLNFAATAFVTSLISAQAVSYQWGNNPTLVMACSVLMLVPGFPLINSVADMLKGYANTGMARFMIASLLTLSTCLGIIAAMFVTGVSGW, from the coding sequence ATGACATCGAAACAGAGAGCAGTCTCTCGTCTGATTGCTCAGGCGGGGCAGATGCTGTTAGCTCATGGTGCAGAGAGCACTTTAGTCGCGGATATCATGAGACGGATAGGGATAGCCAGTGACATGGATGAAGTCGAAGTTGCGCTTACGGCGAATTCACTGGTGGTGACCACTGTTTATGAGGCGCATTGTATAACGACGGCACGTCGATGTCAGGATCGTGGCATCAACATGAAGGTTGTGACTGATATTCAACGGATTTGTATTATGATGGAAAAAGGTATCGTTGATTATCAGCTTGCTCAACAAAAATTAAATCGGATTACCCCGCAACGTTATAATCGTTGGCTGGTTCTGGTCATGATTGGCTTGTCTTGTGCGTCATTTAGTCGCCTTGCTGGCGGAGACTGGGTCATCTTTGCCGCCACTTTTGTCGCTTCTTCTGTTGGCATGTGTGTCAGGCAGGAAATTGCTCATCGTCATTTCAACCCGCTGCTTAATTTTGCCGCTACGGCATTTGTAACCTCTTTAATTTCAGCGCAAGCCGTCAGTTATCAATGGGGAAATAACCCGACGTTAGTGATGGCTTGCTCTGTATTAATGCTGGTACCGGGCTTTCCGCTGATTAATTCAGTGGCTGATATGCTGAAGGGCTATGCCAATACGGGGATGGCTCGGTTCATGATTGCATCGCTTCTGACTCTTTCAACTTGTTTAGGGATTATTGCAGCGATGTTTGTGACAGGTGTTTCGGGGTGGTAA
- the lptD gene encoding LPS assembly protein LptD — protein sequence MSDFPRSLLAASICAALFIPYSYAETAPQSNTVTIGQCRAGDIEPTNQNEQPINVEADKLEAVNGDKATYVGNVVVVQGKKRMTADTVTLHQKDNIVVAQGNVKFDDGEVQAVSERAINDLNTDKLTLEKTNYHFLCQPGRGDAVYIAKTGQAMYEIEDGSITSCPDGDNAWRLKASSISIDQNEETATFYNPRMEVLGVPLLYLPLLNVPIGNTRKTGFLYPTFSFGSKDGFQLNVPIYWNLAPNYDLQTNLNYMENRGTQLNSHFRYLNTFGSGNISYEYLPDDKKYPEKDDRWGFQLTHAGIYDQSWALAINYAEVSDIDYFSDLGSEIGTRQDGQLTQEASVSYRSTDWDLSLLTRDFQILTETGNQPYKLMPQVAFNYYAPELMRYLDFDLISHVSRFDTDENDAPSATRVHIEPGIKIPFGATWGTWTTEARLLSTYYRQDLEGVDASKGYKENVSRDIPEFRSNVGLNLERDTVVLDGYTQTLEPQVQYLYIPKRDQSDIARYDTTLLQTDYYGLFRSRKYGSVDFIAPANQISYGAASRFFDDQYKERLNIAFGQIFYLDKGLKDNLNRSTTENSDYSAWAVEMDFNYDDTLFYHGGIQYDVDTSRVQLSNSTLEYRHDKGFIQTNYRYVTQEYIEDTVGDTLDVNSLTKDGISQLGVVAQYNLSPKWQTKALYYYDLTTDNQLEWQANLTYISDCWFIGLTYSRELDKWTPSFQQYPDAEARYENNLSVNIGIIGLGTNMTHNNELTSNAIGYGRPFVLSN from the coding sequence ATGTCAGACTTTCCTCGTTCGTTGCTAGCTGCTTCGATCTGTGCAGCGCTTTTTATCCCATATAGTTATGCAGAAACAGCTCCGCAAAGCAATACGGTTACTATCGGTCAGTGCCGTGCCGGAGACATCGAACCAACCAACCAGAATGAGCAACCCATTAATGTTGAAGCGGATAAGCTCGAAGCAGTGAATGGCGATAAAGCGACATATGTTGGTAATGTTGTCGTAGTCCAGGGCAAAAAACGGATGACTGCCGATACCGTCACCCTGCACCAAAAAGATAACATTGTGGTCGCACAAGGGAATGTCAAGTTCGATGATGGTGAAGTTCAAGCGGTCTCTGAGCGGGCAATCAATGACCTCAACACCGATAAGTTGACTCTGGAAAAAACCAACTATCATTTTCTCTGCCAGCCGGGTCGGGGAGATGCGGTTTATATCGCCAAAACAGGTCAGGCGATGTATGAAATAGAAGACGGTTCGATCACGTCCTGTCCTGACGGAGATAATGCTTGGCGTTTAAAAGCCTCTAGTATTTCGATTGATCAGAATGAAGAAACCGCAACATTTTATAATCCTCGTATGGAAGTACTGGGAGTCCCCCTGCTCTATTTACCATTACTCAATGTGCCGATTGGAAATACACGGAAAACCGGATTTCTTTATCCGACATTTTCTTTCGGTTCAAAGGACGGCTTTCAACTCAATGTCCCGATCTACTGGAACCTTGCCCCCAACTATGATTTGCAGACCAACCTGAACTACATGGAAAACCGGGGAACACAGCTGAACAGCCATTTTCGCTATTTGAATACTTTCGGAAGTGGCAATATCAGCTACGAATATCTGCCGGATGATAAAAAATATCCGGAAAAAGATGACCGCTGGGGATTCCAGCTCACTCACGCCGGTATTTATGATCAATCTTGGGCACTAGCGATCAATTACGCCGAAGTGAGTGATATCGATTATTTTTCAGATCTAGGTTCAGAAATAGGAACCCGACAAGATGGTCAGTTAACCCAAGAAGCAAGCGTCAGTTACCGTTCAACCGACTGGGATCTTTCTTTGCTCACCCGGGATTTCCAAATCCTGACAGAGACTGGCAATCAACCGTACAAATTAATGCCTCAGGTTGCATTTAACTATTACGCCCCTGAGCTGATGCGTTATCTTGATTTTGATCTCATTAGCCATGTGTCAAGATTCGATACCGATGAAAATGACGCACCTTCGGCAACCCGAGTCCATATTGAACCGGGTATCAAGATTCCGTTCGGGGCCACTTGGGGAACCTGGACAACAGAGGCTCGATTACTTTCAACCTATTATCGACAAGATTTAGAAGGGGTCGATGCTTCAAAGGGCTATAAAGAAAATGTGTCCAGAGATATTCCTGAATTTCGCTCGAATGTCGGCCTGAACCTTGAGCGGGATACCGTCGTTTTAGATGGTTATACACAAACGTTGGAACCTCAGGTGCAATATCTTTATATTCCCAAAAGAGATCAAAGCGACATAGCCCGTTACGATACAACCCTGTTACAGACCGACTACTATGGTCTGTTCCGAAGCCGTAAATACGGTAGCGTTGACTTTATCGCCCCGGCGAACCAAATTAGCTATGGGGCAGCCTCGCGCTTTTTCGATGACCAATATAAAGAACGCTTGAATATCGCTTTTGGCCAGATATTTTATTTGGATAAGGGTCTGAAAGATAACTTGAATCGTTCAACGACAGAAAACTCAGATTATTCAGCTTGGGCTGTAGAAATGGATTTCAACTATGACGATACGCTGTTCTATCATGGGGGTATCCAATATGACGTTGACACGTCTCGTGTACAATTGTCGAACAGTACCCTTGAATACCGACATGATAAAGGCTTTATCCAGACGAACTACCGTTATGTCACCCAAGAGTATATTGAGGATACCGTCGGTGACACTCTGGACGTCAATTCTCTGACCAAAGATGGTATTTCCCAACTCGGTGTTGTTGCACAATATAACCTCAGCCCGAAATGGCAAACAAAGGCGCTCTACTATTATGATCTCACCACAGATAATCAATTAGAGTGGCAGGCCAACCTGACTTATATCTCTGACTGTTGGTTTATCGGCCTGACATACAGTCGGGAACTGGATAAATGGACACCGTCATTCCAACAATATCCTGATGCCGAAGCAAGATATGAGAACAATCTGAGTGTCAATATTGGCATTATCGGCTTAGGAACGAATATGACACATAACAATGAACTAACGTCGAATGCAATTGGTTATGGACGCCCCTTTGTGCTAAGTAACTAA
- the rpmA gene encoding 50S ribosomal protein L27, whose translation MAHKKAGGSTRNGRDSESKRLGVKRFGGESVLAGNIIVRQRGTKFHAGTNVGIGKDHTLFALSDGKVKFEVKGSKNRKFVSIETE comes from the coding sequence ATGGCACACAAAAAAGCTGGTGGTTCTACTCGTAACGGCCGCGATTCAGAAAGTAAACGTCTTGGTGTAAAACGTTTTGGTGGTGAGTCTGTATTAGCAGGTAACATCATCGTTCGCCAACGTGGAACAAAATTCCATGCTGGAACTAACGTAGGTATCGGTAAAGACCATACTCTTTTTGCTTTATCTGATGGTAAAGTGAAATTTGAAGTAAAAGGTTCTAAAAACCGTAAGTTCGTTAGTATCGAAACTGAATAA
- a CDS encoding threonine/serine exporter family protein — MIMTLFLGLLNDMFFASIPAVGFALVFNVPAPALKYCALGGAIGHGCRFLLMKYGMPIEWGTFFAATLVGMIGVHWSHRFLAHPKVFTVAALIPMVPGVFTYRAMIAMVEINHLGFTPDLFSVLMENFLKAMFIIAGLAVGLAVPGLLFYRRKPVV; from the coding sequence ATGATCATGACGTTATTCCTAGGATTGTTGAACGATATGTTTTTTGCATCAATTCCGGCAGTCGGTTTTGCCTTGGTCTTTAACGTTCCTGCACCAGCATTGAAATATTGTGCGCTGGGTGGTGCAATCGGTCACGGTTGCCGTTTTCTGTTAATGAAATATGGAATGCCGATTGAGTGGGGAACGTTCTTTGCCGCGACACTGGTTGGCATGATCGGTGTTCATTGGTCTCATCGCTTTCTGGCCCATCCGAAAGTATTTACCGTTGCCGCATTAATTCCGATGGTTCCGGGCGTTTTTACTTATCGTGCCATGATTGCCATGGTTGAAATTAATCATCTCGGCTTTACACCGGATCTATTTTCAGTGTTGATGGAAAATTTTCTGAAGGCGATGTTTATTATTGCTGGCTTGGCGGTTGGCTTAGCGGTTCCCGGCTTATTATTTTACCGTAGAAAGCCAGTCGTTTAG
- the pdxA gene encoding 4-hydroxythreonine-4-phosphate dehydrogenase PdxA, giving the protein MTIKRIIVTAGEPAGIGPDLVLALSQEDWSHQIVVCADKSLLQQRATQLGIKVELNDYDPTQPPVVQKAGSLVVEHIALATPVTAGQLDEANSRYVLQTLERATEGCLNDEFDAVVTGPVHKGVINRSGVAFSGHTEFFAEKSNTPLVVMMLATEGLRVALVTTHIPLAYVAKAVTTERLQSIIRILHHDLKEKFAIDDPHIYVCGLNPHAGEDGCLGNEEIATITPALNMLRDEENMRLTGPLPADTIFHDKYLEQADTILGMYHDQVLPVLKYKGFSRSVNITLGLPFIRTSVDHGTALDLAGTGTADTGSLKTALQQAIELVNKRTK; this is encoded by the coding sequence ATGACAATTAAGCGTATTATCGTCACAGCAGGAGAACCGGCGGGCATTGGTCCGGATCTGGTGCTGGCACTTTCTCAAGAAGATTGGTCACATCAAATCGTCGTCTGTGCAGATAAATCTCTGTTACAACAGCGAGCAACTCAGCTGGGTATCAAGGTTGAACTCAATGATTATGACCCGACCCAGCCTCCGGTTGTTCAAAAAGCCGGCTCGCTGGTGGTGGAACATATCGCGCTGGCAACTCCGGTTACCGCAGGACAACTCGATGAAGCCAATAGTCGCTACGTTCTGCAAACACTGGAACGGGCGACAGAAGGATGCCTGAACGATGAATTTGATGCCGTCGTTACCGGCCCGGTTCATAAAGGCGTTATCAATCGTTCCGGGGTTGCCTTCAGCGGACATACCGAATTTTTTGCCGAAAAATCCAATACACCACTTGTGGTAATGATGCTCGCCACAGAAGGGCTTCGGGTTGCGTTGGTAACAACACACATTCCACTTGCGTATGTAGCCAAAGCCGTCACGACCGAGCGTCTCCAAAGTATTATTCGCATTCTCCATCACGACCTGAAAGAGAAATTTGCGATTGACGACCCACATATTTACGTGTGTGGACTCAATCCTCACGCCGGTGAAGACGGATGCTTAGGCAATGAAGAGATAGCAACAATCACGCCAGCGCTGAATATGTTAAGAGATGAGGAAAATATGCGCCTCACCGGGCCTCTACCGGCCGATACGATATTTCATGACAAGTACCTCGAGCAAGCTGATACAATTTTAGGCATGTACCATGATCAGGTGCTTCCTGTACTAAAATATAAAGGATTCAGCCGTTCGGTCAATATTACGCTGGGGCTGCCTTTTATCCGCACTTCGGTCGATCATGGTACCGCCTTGGATCTTGCAGGCACCGGGACTGCTGATACGGGCAGTTTAAAAACGGCTTTACAACAAGCTATCGAATTAGTAAATAAAAGAACAAAGTAG
- the apaH gene encoding bis(5'-nucleosyl)-tetraphosphatase (symmetrical) ApaH: MANYIVGDLQGCLDELERLLSQVDFSPQHDQLWVAGDLVARGPKSLETLRYIKALGTSAKTVLGNHDLHLLSIALGIHPLKKKDRTDAIFQAPDRDELLEWLRYQPLLQEHAEFVVCHAGISPQWDLSTARQAAQEIESLLQSDQWPWIIEHMYSNMPNQWHDSLSGLERYRYIINAFTRMRFCTPSGALDMDCKLPPSEVDPTHLRPWFDLPRVTPIEKRIIFGHWAALEGCVRKDVIGLDTGCVWGGTLTMIRWEDQQLFSQPALTETQRR; encoded by the coding sequence TTGGCGAATTATATTGTTGGCGATCTGCAAGGGTGTCTGGACGAACTCGAACGACTCCTTTCTCAAGTTGACTTCAGCCCTCAGCATGATCAACTGTGGGTTGCTGGCGATCTGGTTGCCAGAGGTCCGAAGTCACTGGAAACACTGCGCTATATAAAAGCATTGGGAACATCCGCCAAGACTGTATTAGGCAATCATGATCTTCATCTGCTGTCGATTGCTCTGGGAATCCACCCTCTCAAAAAGAAAGATCGTACAGATGCAATTTTTCAGGCACCAGATAGAGACGAACTCCTCGAATGGTTACGATATCAACCCCTTCTTCAAGAACATGCTGAATTTGTCGTCTGTCATGCAGGCATTTCTCCTCAATGGGATCTGTCAACAGCACGACAGGCAGCTCAGGAAATTGAGTCCCTGCTCCAAAGCGATCAATGGCCATGGATTATCGAGCATATGTATTCAAATATGCCCAATCAGTGGCACGACTCACTATCCGGTCTGGAACGCTATCGTTATATCATTAACGCCTTTACCCGAATGCGTTTCTGTACCCCCAGCGGGGCCCTGGATATGGACTGTAAGTTACCGCCTTCAGAAGTAGATCCCACTCACCTACGACCATGGTTTGATCTCCCAAGGGTGACGCCAATCGAGAAACGTATTATTTTTGGTCACTGGGCTGCATTAGAAGGCTGTGTCAGAAAAGATGTTATCGGACTTGATACTGGTTGTGTCTGGGGAGGAACATTAACGATGATCCGCTGGGAAGACCAGCAACTTTTCAGTCAACCTGCGCTGACCGAAACTCAGAGGCGTTAA
- the surA gene encoding peptidylprolyl isomerase SurA: MKLWQYFLITIISLYSLNISATPVELDRIAVIVNDSAILTSDIDTEMKLFKANATHHHQTLPSDNVIRAQVIDKLISDTLQKQEADRIGVKIDDSRLNQAIEKIAKQNDQTVQELRKSIEQSGVSYGTFREKIRDEIAISEARNALVRRRINILPAEVDSLADILNQETDTSVQYKISHIQLRIDNDNDKSKVEALAKSLVRRLAKGESFRTLALTYSKGPKALQGGDWGWMRKEEMPTIFADQIKMQSKGTIIGPFRSGVGLHILKIDDVKGLQTVSVTEVNARHILLKPSIILSDDGAKKELNSFIQKIHNKEATFGELAQQYSQDPGSASQQGKLGYQSPDIYVPEFKHQIETLPVGQISQPFKTVHGWHIVEVLGRRQVDKTDAAQKNKAYRILFNRKFNEESSTWIQELKASAFIERLKDNSNDN; this comes from the coding sequence ATGAAACTGTGGCAATACTTTCTAATCACAATCATCAGCCTTTATAGTCTGAACATTAGCGCAACCCCGGTCGAACTTGATCGTATCGCCGTGATTGTCAATGACAGTGCGATTTTAACCAGTGATATCGACACGGAGATGAAGCTGTTTAAAGCAAATGCAACGCATCATCATCAAACCCTTCCGTCGGACAATGTTATTCGTGCACAGGTTATCGATAAACTCATTTCAGACACACTGCAAAAGCAGGAAGCTGACCGTATTGGGGTAAAAATTGACGACAGTCGTTTAAATCAGGCGATTGAAAAGATTGCCAAACAAAATGACCAAACAGTGCAGGAACTCAGAAAATCAATCGAACAGTCTGGCGTCAGCTACGGCACATTCAGAGAAAAAATTCGTGATGAGATAGCCATTTCAGAAGCGCGTAATGCTCTCGTGCGCCGTCGAATTAATATTTTACCGGCAGAAGTAGATTCACTGGCAGATATTCTCAATCAAGAAACAGATACTTCCGTTCAGTACAAAATCAGCCATATTCAGCTCCGTATCGATAATGATAATGACAAATCAAAAGTCGAAGCACTGGCAAAGTCGTTAGTCCGCCGGCTTGCCAAAGGCGAAAGCTTCAGAACATTGGCTCTTACCTATTCAAAAGGCCCCAAAGCGCTGCAAGGCGGTGACTGGGGCTGGATGAGAAAAGAAGAAATGCCGACCATTTTCGCGGATCAAATCAAGATGCAAAGTAAAGGGACGATTATTGGCCCATTCCGTAGTGGCGTCGGACTCCACATTTTGAAAATTGATGACGTGAAAGGGCTACAAACCGTGTCCGTGACTGAAGTTAATGCGCGTCACATTCTGCTCAAACCCTCCATTATTTTAAGTGATGACGGTGCCAAAAAAGAGCTGAATTCTTTCATTCAGAAGATTCATAACAAAGAAGCGACTTTTGGTGAACTTGCTCAACAGTACAGTCAAGACCCGGGGTCTGCCTCACAGCAAGGCAAACTCGGCTATCAATCACCGGATATTTATGTACCGGAATTCAAACATCAGATCGAAACGCTGCCAGTAGGTCAAATCAGTCAGCCATTTAAAACCGTTCACGGCTGGCATATTGTCGAAGTCTTGGGGCGCCGTCAGGTGGATAAAACTGATGCTGCGCAGAAAAATAAAGCTTATCGAATTCTGTTCAATCGCAAATTTAATGAAGAATCCAGTACATGGATCCAAGAGTTAAAAGCGAGTGCCTTTATTGAACGACTCAAGGACAATTCGAATGACAATTAA